One window of Halopelagius longus genomic DNA carries:
- a CDS encoding 50S ribosomal protein L16: MADKPASMYREISKAAYTRREYITGIPGSKIAQHNMGNLQTGPQDYEVQISLRVEEECQIRHGALESARLSANRVMLKQVGQENYKMVLRKFPHHVIRENKQATGAGADRVSDGMRQAFGKPVGTAARIKRNDRVFTIYCSPEDADIAKDALRRSYNKISPPCRIDVEKGEELLVA; this comes from the coding sequence ATGGCAGACAAACCGGCCTCCATGTACCGGGAGATCTCCAAGGCGGCGTACACCCGACGGGAGTACATCACGGGGATCCCCGGCTCGAAGATTGCACAGCACAATATGGGCAACCTCCAGACCGGCCCGCAGGACTACGAGGTCCAGATTAGCCTCCGCGTCGAGGAAGAGTGCCAGATTCGCCACGGTGCGCTCGAATCCGCACGTCTCTCCGCGAACCGCGTGATGCTGAAGCAGGTCGGACAGGAGAACTACAAGATGGTGCTCCGGAAGTTCCCCCACCACGTCATCCGCGAGAACAAGCAGGCGACCGGTGCGGGTGCGGACCGTGTCTCCGACGGAATGCGGCAGGCGTTCGGGAAGCCCGTCGGAACCGCCGCGCGCATCAAGCGCAACGACCGCGTGTTCACCATCTACTGCAGTCCTGAGGACGCGGACATCGCGAAGGACGCGCTCCGCCGCTCCTACAACAAGATTTCGCCGCCGTGCCGCATCGACGTCGAGAAGGGCGAAGAACTGCTCGTCGCGTAA
- a CDS encoding metal-dependent hydrolase, protein MVSLSHLGYLATAVATHALVGYTLGTLAFDAPRAGVLGGVVADVDLFFPLAWEFPLTHRGLTHTGLAVGAALAVAAVRSRAAAGGVGVDETQSVSSARRTMSVGVGYASHLLIDSTTPMGVPLFYPLSTARVGVQMGGHSGPATAALWLCCLAALWTRRRSGRLDEQT, encoded by the coding sequence GTGGTTTCGCTCTCCCACCTCGGCTATCTCGCGACGGCCGTCGCCACGCACGCACTCGTCGGCTACACCCTCGGGACGCTCGCGTTCGACGCGCCGCGCGCCGGCGTCCTCGGCGGCGTCGTCGCCGACGTGGACCTGTTTTTCCCCCTCGCGTGGGAGTTTCCGCTGACGCACCGCGGCCTCACGCACACGGGACTCGCCGTCGGTGCGGCCCTCGCAGTCGCGGCGGTCCGAAGTCGCGCCGCGGCGGGCGGCGTCGGCGTTGACGAGACGCAGAGCGTCTCGTCCGCACGACGGACGATGTCCGTCGGCGTCGGGTACGCCTCGCACCTCCTCATCGACAGCACGACGCCGATGGGCGTCCCGCTCTTCTATCCGCTCTCGACGGCGCGCGTCGGCGTTCAGATGGGCGGGCACTCCGGCCCCGCGACTGCGGCGCTGTGGCTCTGCTGTCTCGCGGCGCTTTGGACTCGAAGGCGCTCTGGCCGCCTCGACGAGCAGACATGA
- the nucS gene encoding endonuclease NucS — protein sequence MTATTLHRPTHRDALSLLEAAFGDGRLVTVFGRCTVEYDGRASSTLGAGDRLVVCKPDGTILVHTDQNRKPVNWQPPGCTHRASVRDGRLRIRSSRTTPDETLDVRFERLDQVTAYEVNDRSDLSLQGSEEDLRQRILEDPALVEEGFEPSATERETAAGPVDIFGEDAEGRPLVVELKRRRVGPSAASQLQRYVEALETEFAADDVRGILVAPSVTDRTSELLEENGLGFVALEPLAREAADGAGD from the coding sequence ATGACGGCCACCACCCTCCACCGCCCGACGCACCGCGACGCGTTGTCCCTCCTCGAAGCGGCGTTCGGCGACGGACGCCTCGTCACGGTGTTCGGCCGGTGCACGGTGGAGTACGACGGGCGCGCGTCGTCCACCCTCGGGGCCGGCGACAGACTCGTCGTCTGCAAACCCGACGGGACGATTCTCGTCCACACGGATCAAAATCGGAAGCCGGTGAACTGGCAACCGCCGGGGTGCACCCACCGCGCGAGCGTCCGCGACGGACGCCTCCGCATCCGGAGTTCGCGCACGACGCCCGACGAGACGCTCGACGTGCGGTTCGAGCGTCTCGACCAAGTGACGGCCTACGAGGTGAACGACCGGAGCGACCTGAGCCTACAGGGGAGCGAGGAGGACCTCAGACAGCGCATCCTCGAAGACCCCGCACTCGTCGAGGAGGGGTTCGAACCGTCGGCGACGGAGCGCGAAACCGCGGCCGGACCGGTGGACATCTTCGGCGAGGACGCCGAGGGACGCCCCCTCGTCGTGGAGTTGAAGCGCCGGCGCGTGGGCCCGTCGGCCGCGAGCCAACTCCAACGGTACGTCGAGGCCCTCGAAACGGAGTTCGCGGCGGACGACGTGCGGGGTATCTTGGTCGCCCCCTCGGTCACCGACCGGACGAGCGAGTTGCTCGAAGAGAACGGACTCGGGTTCGTCGCCCTCGAACCACTCGCGCGGGAGGCGGCGGACGGCGCGGGCGACTGA
- the gap gene encoding type I glyceraldehyde-3-phosphate dehydrogenase yields the protein MSEKSYLDAGTDVDDSEVVRVGLNGFGRIGRNVFRAVIDHPNVELVGINDVMDFEDMEYLAKYDTVQGTLDEVSLDGEKLVVGDSSVDVFNVQSPAELPWDELDVDVALECTGIFRTKEDASAHLEAGAEKVVISAPPKGEEPVKQIVYGVNHDEYDGEDVVSNASCTTNSISPVAKVLDDEFGIENGLLTTVHAYTGSQNLIDGPKAKQRRGRAAAENIVPTSTGAAQATTEILPQLDGKLDGMAMRVPVPNGSITDFTVSLEESPSVEEVNQAFRDAADDGPLAGVLAYTDDEVVSSDIVGLPFSSTVDLNSTDSVNDGGMYKVLTWYDNEYGFSNRLLDVADYIIHG from the coding sequence ATGAGTGAAAAGTCGTATCTCGACGCGGGTACCGACGTGGACGACTCCGAAGTCGTACGTGTGGGGCTGAACGGCTTCGGCCGCATCGGTCGCAACGTGTTCCGCGCGGTGATTGACCATCCGAACGTCGAACTCGTCGGCATCAACGACGTGATGGACTTCGAGGACATGGAGTACCTCGCGAAGTACGACACCGTGCAGGGCACCCTCGACGAGGTGTCCCTCGACGGCGAGAAACTCGTCGTCGGCGACTCCTCCGTGGACGTGTTCAACGTCCAGAGTCCCGCCGAACTCCCGTGGGACGAACTCGACGTGGACGTCGCCCTCGAGTGTACGGGCATCTTCCGGACGAAGGAGGACGCCTCCGCACATCTCGAAGCGGGCGCGGAGAAGGTCGTCATCTCCGCGCCGCCGAAGGGCGAGGAACCGGTCAAGCAGATCGTCTACGGCGTCAACCACGACGAGTACGACGGCGAAGACGTCGTCTCGAACGCCTCCTGTACGACGAACTCCATCTCGCCCGTCGCGAAGGTTCTCGACGACGAGTTCGGCATCGAGAACGGTCTCCTGACGACGGTGCACGCCTACACCGGCAGCCAGAACCTCATCGACGGCCCGAAGGCGAAGCAACGCCGCGGGCGCGCCGCCGCCGAGAACATCGTCCCCACCTCGACGGGCGCGGCGCAGGCCACCACCGAGATTCTGCCGCAACTCGACGGGAAACTCGACGGCATGGCGATGCGCGTCCCCGTCCCGAACGGCTCTATCACCGACTTCACCGTCTCTCTGGAGGAGTCGCCGTCCGTCGAGGAGGTCAATCAGGCCTTCCGTGACGCCGCGGACGACGGCCCCCTCGCGGGCGTCCTCGCGTACACGGACGACGAAGTCGTCTCCTCGGACATCGTCGGTCTGCCGTTCTCCTCGACCGTCGACCTGAACTCGACGGACTCGGTCAACGACGGCGGCATGTACAAGGTCCTGACGTGGTACGACAACGAGTACGGCTTCTCGAACCGCCTGCTCGACGTCGCCGACTACATCATCCACGGCTAA
- a CDS encoding ATP-grasp domain-containing protein, giving the protein MLRLAVATERRTFERMRDPLGARGIDVAHLPAKERAIRLTDAPTREFDVGFVYPPRLMEGGALSALYDVPWVNGREAVLTSRNKAGVVARLSRAGLPVPETRMVSNPADESDVRDAVSGLDFPVVVKPNSTTRGVGVAKAADLDSLLGVVDYLDLVHDYRATGDKSYLIQEFLPEARDYRVMVVEGEVVGGVERRLSAAALAEGRWKHNVHRGAEAVGVDVRPEHRELAVSVAETLDIPYLGVDLLESEGRTVVSETNARPTIDDATKYEADFWDRLAALIRKTADERDGRN; this is encoded by the coding sequence ATGCTTCGACTCGCGGTCGCCACGGAGCGCCGGACGTTCGAGCGAATGCGCGACCCCCTCGGGGCCCGCGGCATCGACGTGGCCCACCTTCCGGCGAAGGAACGGGCGATTCGGCTCACCGACGCGCCGACGCGGGAGTTCGACGTCGGGTTCGTCTACCCGCCGCGACTGATGGAGGGCGGAGCGCTCTCGGCCCTGTACGACGTTCCGTGGGTCAACGGCCGCGAGGCGGTGCTCACCTCCCGGAACAAAGCCGGCGTCGTCGCGCGACTCTCGCGGGCGGGGCTTCCGGTGCCCGAGACGCGCATGGTGTCGAACCCCGCAGACGAGAGCGACGTGCGCGACGCCGTCTCCGGACTCGACTTCCCCGTCGTCGTCAAGCCGAACTCGACGACGCGCGGCGTCGGCGTCGCGAAGGCGGCGGACCTCGATTCGCTCCTCGGCGTCGTCGATTACCTCGACCTCGTCCACGACTACCGCGCGACGGGCGATAAGTCGTACCTGATTCAGGAGTTCCTCCCGGAGGCGCGCGATTACCGCGTCATGGTCGTCGAGGGCGAGGTGGTCGGCGGCGTCGAACGCCGACTGTCGGCAGCGGCCTTGGCGGAGGGGCGGTGGAAGCACAACGTCCACCGCGGCGCGGAAGCCGTCGGCGTGGACGTGCGACCCGAGCACCGCGAACTCGCCGTCTCGGTGGCCGAGACGCTCGATATCCCCTACCTCGGCGTGGACCTCTTGGAGTCCGAGGGGCGGACCGTCGTCTCGGAGACGAACGCCCGGCCGACGATAGACGACGCGACGAAGTACGAAGCGGACTTCTGGGACCGACTGGCGGCACTGATACGAAAGACGGCCGACGAACGAGACGGTAGAAACTGA
- a CDS encoding alpha-amylase family glycosyl hydrolase produces MVDGFPDVREGGTLRVPATDADRVELRFAPVLSRDRFDPNDWRTETLEPVPDATDWYEVDLDGLELQDGRYEYEFVVHRGDEDPVVAADPFAEEITRFRGHRGTFRIRDGERFRPSFSWDDELPDDGLPANHELVIYELPLRWAAPASPTNEKRNVPDGDFEHLLTEHLDELAELGVNAIELLPIQDAAVTLDWGYGTRFFFAPDLDFGDPIDAKFLVKECHKRGIRVLMDVVMNHARECPLEELAGETFFLDPEEKPDRPDWGGRRFDYEAFVDGYHPAREFLHRMAEFWIREYHVDGFRIDEFKGMDEWEFVQEFRDRTRAAHEEAFPDRPFLVVAEDSWGRTRIVRDVEGNPEDRTVVDGMWNFDFRDESRRLLRDELDTEPGEPSRSDRIRALISGDRTWDDMDRQFEEGFTDLSQAVNYVTSHDMGEKGEQRLMNYLFGELVRERGLGDGSVENVRYLLDDLVSAAPEVRIDAHEEAVDRVRGSFALLLTSVGIPMFLTGEEFGDVHDLDYTDWQLKMEDPVDWSRREYPGHDALRESVGDLIDLRTSTEALQRNEVEFFYEHPTIDDDDGARAFAYCRTGGRELGSDGQVVVVANLGPEGFEAFDIPWPWTDTDRITERGDPLRGAPAPEFVPEEEGATLSLSPFGVRVFET; encoded by the coding sequence ATGGTGGACGGATTCCCCGACGTTCGAGAAGGCGGAACGCTCCGCGTCCCCGCGACGGACGCCGACCGAGTCGAACTCCGGTTCGCGCCGGTGCTCTCGCGCGACCGGTTCGACCCGAACGACTGGCGGACGGAGACGCTCGAACCCGTCCCGGACGCCACGGACTGGTACGAGGTCGATTTGGACGGCCTCGAACTGCAGGACGGTCGATACGAGTACGAGTTCGTCGTCCACCGCGGCGACGAGGACCCCGTCGTCGCCGCCGATCCGTTCGCCGAGGAGATTACCCGCTTTCGCGGTCACCGCGGCACGTTCCGAATCCGGGACGGAGAGCGGTTTCGGCCGTCGTTCTCGTGGGACGACGAACTCCCGGACGACGGCTTGCCGGCGAACCACGAGTTGGTCATCTACGAGTTACCGCTTCGGTGGGCCGCGCCCGCCTCGCCGACCAACGAGAAGCGGAACGTGCCCGACGGCGACTTCGAACACCTCCTGACGGAACACCTCGACGAACTCGCCGAACTCGGCGTCAACGCCATCGAACTCCTGCCGATTCAAGACGCCGCGGTCACCCTCGATTGGGGGTACGGGACGCGCTTTTTCTTCGCGCCGGACCTCGACTTCGGCGACCCGATAGACGCGAAGTTCCTCGTCAAGGAGTGCCACAAGCGCGGGATTCGCGTCCTGATGGACGTGGTGATGAACCACGCCAGGGAGTGTCCGCTGGAGGAGTTGGCGGGCGAGACGTTCTTCCTCGACCCCGAGGAGAAACCGGACCGTCCCGACTGGGGCGGACGTCGCTTCGACTACGAGGCGTTCGTCGACGGCTACCACCCCGCCCGGGAGTTCCTCCACCGGATGGCCGAGTTCTGGATTCGGGAGTACCACGTCGACGGGTTCCGCATAGACGAGTTCAAAGGGATGGACGAGTGGGAGTTCGTCCAGGAGTTCCGCGACCGGACGCGGGCGGCGCACGAGGAGGCGTTCCCGGACCGTCCGTTCCTCGTCGTCGCCGAGGACTCGTGGGGGCGCACCCGAATCGTCCGCGACGTGGAGGGGAACCCGGAGGACCGCACGGTCGTAGACGGCATGTGGAACTTCGACTTCCGTGACGAGTCCCGGCGGTTGCTCCGCGACGAACTCGACACCGAACCGGGGGAACCGTCCCGGAGCGACCGAATCCGGGCGCTGATTTCGGGCGACCGGACGTGGGACGACATGGACCGGCAGTTCGAGGAGGGGTTCACCGACCTCTCGCAGGCGGTCAACTACGTCACCTCCCACGACATGGGCGAGAAGGGCGAACAGCGGTTGATGAACTACCTGTTCGGCGAACTCGTCCGCGAGAGGGGGTTGGGAGACGGGTCGGTGGAGAACGTGCGGTACCTGCTCGACGACCTCGTCTCCGCCGCGCCGGAGGTGCGGATAGACGCCCACGAGGAGGCGGTAGACCGGGTTCGCGGCTCGTTCGCCCTGCTTTTGACGTCGGTGGGCATCCCGATGTTCCTCACGGGCGAGGAGTTCGGCGACGTGCACGACTTAGACTACACGGACTGGCAACTGAAGATGGAGGACCCGGTGGACTGGAGTCGGCGCGAGTACCCCGGCCACGACGCCCTCAGAGAGAGCGTCGGCGACCTGATAGACCTGCGCACCTCGACCGAGGCGCTACAGCGAAACGAGGTGGAGTTCTTCTACGAACACCCGACGATAGACGACGATGACGGCGCGCGCGCGTTCGCGTACTGTCGGACCGGCGGCCGGGAGTTGGGGAGCGACGGTCAGGTCGTCGTCGTCGCCAACCTCGGCCCCGAGGGGTTCGAGGCGTTCGATATCCCGTGGCCGTGGACGGACACCGACCGAATCACCGAACGCGGCGACCCCCTCCGAGGGGCGCCCGCCCCCGAGTTCGTCCCCGAGGAGGAGGGGGCGACGCTCTCTCTGTCTCCGTTCGGAGTCCGCGTCTTCGAGACCTGA
- a CDS encoding cold-shock protein has translation MAKGNVDFFNDTGGYGFISTDDSDDDVFFHMDDVGGDDLEEGQELEFSIESSPKGPRAANVTRL, from the coding sequence ATGGCGAAAGGAAACGTTGACTTCTTCAACGACACAGGCGGCTACGGTTTCATCTCGACGGACGACTCGGACGACGACGTGTTCTTCCACATGGACGATGTCGGCGGCGACGACCTCGAAGAGGGGCAGGAGCTCGAATTCAGCATCGAGTCCTCCCCCAAGGGCCCCCGCGCGGCGAACGTCACCCGACTCTAA
- a CDS encoding cold-shock protein encodes MATGKVDFFNDTGGYGFIETEDADDDVFFHMEDVGGPDLEEGTEIEFEIEDAPKGPRAKNVTRL; translated from the coding sequence ATGGCAACTGGTAAGGTTGACTTCTTCAACGACACGGGCGGCTACGGTTTCATCGAGACTGAGGATGCGGACGACGACGTGTTCTTCCACATGGAAGACGTCGGCGGTCCCGACCTCGAAGAGGGCACGGAGATCGAGTTCGAGATCGAAGACGCCCCCAAGGGCCCCCGCGCGAAGAACGTCACCCGTCTGTAA
- a CDS encoding alkaline phosphatase PhoX, with translation MSQLDFTRREAILALITSGVTYNSNAQGNGRGNGKGEKKGHEDGHHEEGGPTLNRFATSIIGSEVTGIFVTESGRFFFNIQHPDRDLIDGSEAAIVGALSGFNFHDLPEDFPSVQIPASDDFDYDDELGDGVAESYDSMVQTAYGGYQPLMEGGADIGNGEELGVPLTPDGELADAEEYITSKADYNGFVPLEDGNSKDRRNEGYLFTNWETRPGMVSRMHISSRGDGPWQVHDVENLEFRDVGGTYNNCFGTVSPWGTPLTSEENYEVPSTDQWNNPDSDVSDEAVNVARHLGHEPNDDGIYDEEYPNPFRYGYIVEIQEPTAETPTPVKHFTLGRATHENAVVMPDGKTAYTTSDGTGEGFFKFVADEAEDLSSGTLYAAKASQKGPVGGDPADVSFGIEWIELGHATNEEIESWIAEYDDITQADYTEGETSYISDAEVKEWAAGNAEDDRVAFLESTRAAGAVGATDEFRKMEGINIRRGAEPGDFAYVAMSETTKTFLPNEEAGEGNTDPEDHFQINGDDWGVVYRLQLREEGETVEGRSAAHDYDVLDMVPVVAGGPNANICGGCPYDARPDSASTVCQDCSFNPTNESEEGFAGVGLEKIKSVFDKHGFDPTTTIANPDNIVVMDDGRVIIGEDSSNVGHENNMIWIYNPGEDGKPGKRRGQS, from the coding sequence ATGTCCCAACTGGACTTTACGCGGCGAGAGGCGATTCTCGCGCTCATCACGTCGGGGGTAACGTACAACAGCAACGCTCAGGGTAACGGGCGCGGCAACGGCAAGGGCGAGAAGAAGGGTCACGAGGACGGCCACCACGAGGAAGGGGGGCCGACGCTCAACCGGTTCGCGACGTCCATCATCGGGTCTGAGGTCACCGGCATCTTCGTCACCGAGTCGGGTCGCTTCTTCTTCAACATCCAGCACCCCGACCGGGACCTGATAGACGGGTCGGAGGCGGCCATCGTCGGAGCGCTCTCGGGGTTCAACTTCCACGACCTGCCCGAGGACTTCCCCTCCGTGCAGATTCCCGCGAGCGACGACTTCGACTACGACGACGAACTCGGCGACGGCGTCGCCGAATCCTACGATTCGATGGTGCAGACGGCGTACGGCGGCTATCAACCGCTCATGGAGGGCGGTGCCGACATCGGTAACGGCGAGGAACTCGGCGTTCCGTTGACCCCAGACGGCGAACTCGCCGACGCCGAGGAGTACATCACCTCGAAAGCGGACTACAACGGCTTCGTTCCCCTCGAAGACGGGAACTCGAAGGACAGACGCAACGAGGGCTACCTGTTCACCAACTGGGAGACGCGCCCCGGCATGGTCAGTCGGATGCACATCTCCTCGCGCGGCGACGGCCCGTGGCAGGTTCACGACGTGGAGAATCTGGAGTTCCGCGACGTGGGCGGGACGTACAACAACTGCTTCGGTACGGTGTCGCCGTGGGGAACGCCCCTCACCTCCGAGGAGAACTACGAGGTTCCCTCGACGGATCAGTGGAACAACCCCGACTCCGACGTGTCCGACGAAGCCGTCAACGTGGCGCGCCACCTCGGCCACGAACCGAACGACGACGGCATCTACGACGAGGAGTACCCGAACCCGTTCCGCTACGGCTACATCGTCGAGATTCAAGAGCCGACCGCCGAGACGCCGACGCCGGTGAAACACTTCACCCTCGGCCGGGCGACCCACGAGAACGCCGTCGTCATGCCCGACGGGAAGACGGCGTACACCACCTCCGACGGCACCGGCGAGGGGTTCTTCAAGTTCGTCGCCGACGAGGCGGAGGACCTCTCCTCGGGGACGCTCTACGCGGCGAAAGCCTCCCAGAAGGGTCCCGTCGGCGGCGATCCCGCCGACGTGAGTTTCGGCATCGAGTGGATAGAACTCGGCCACGCCACGAACGAGGAGATAGAGTCGTGGATCGCCGAGTACGACGACATCACGCAGGCCGACTACACGGAGGGCGAGACGAGTTACATCTCGGACGCCGAGGTGAAGGAGTGGGCCGCCGGCAACGCCGAGGACGACCGGGTCGCGTTCCTCGAATCGACCCGCGCCGCGGGCGCGGTCGGCGCGACCGACGAGTTCCGCAAGATGGAGGGCATCAACATCCGCCGCGGTGCCGAACCCGGCGACTTCGCCTACGTCGCCATGTCCGAGACGACCAAGACGTTCCTCCCGAACGAGGAGGCCGGCGAGGGTAACACCGACCCCGAGGACCACTTCCAGATAAACGGCGACGACTGGGGCGTCGTCTACCGCCTGCAACTCCGCGAGGAGGGCGAAACCGTCGAGGGACGCTCCGCGGCCCACGACTACGACGTCCTCGACATGGTCCCGGTCGTCGCCGGCGGTCCGAACGCCAACATCTGCGGCGGATGTCCCTACGACGCCCGACCGGACTCCGCGAGCACCGTCTGTCAGGACTGCTCGTTCAACCCGACCAACGAGAGCGAAGAAGGGTTCGCGGGCGTCGGTCTGGAGAAGATCAAGTCCGTCTTCGACAAGCACGGGTTCGACCCGACGACGACCATCGCCAACCCCGACAACATCGTCGTGATGGACGACGGGCGCGTCATCATCGGCGAGGACAGCAGTAACGTCGGTCACGAGAACAACATGATCTGGATATACAACCCCGGCGAGGACGGGAAACCCGGAAAGCGGCGCGGGCAGTCGTAG
- a CDS encoding VanZ family protein has product MSTDGLDRRRLRRAAVVLLSVAVVVAASVVTPPSNVLSATGPFGVGADKWLHLGAYWAVTLLVAAAFGSRRRRALVLAVAFGVALGAGVELVQATLPARAFDIADAAVNGVGAVLGAATYVVGRRVRGARGGRREGNGG; this is encoded by the coding sequence ATGAGTACGGACGGACTCGACCGAAGACGCCTCCGCCGCGCCGCAGTGGTCCTCCTCTCGGTTGCGGTGGTCGTGGCCGCCTCGGTCGTGACGCCGCCGTCGAACGTCCTCTCCGCGACGGGACCGTTCGGAGTCGGCGCGGACAAGTGGCTTCACCTCGGGGCGTACTGGGCAGTGACGCTCCTCGTCGCCGCCGCGTTCGGGTCGCGACGGCGACGAGCGCTCGTTCTCGCCGTCGCGTTCGGCGTCGCCCTCGGGGCGGGCGTCGAACTCGTGCAGGCGACGCTTCCCGCGCGTGCGTTCGACATCGCCGACGCGGCGGTCAACGGCGTCGGCGCGGTTCTCGGGGCGGCGACGTACGTCGTCGGGCGGCGCGTCCGAGGCGCGAGAGGCGGGCGTCGAGAGGGCAACGGCGGGTGA
- a CDS encoding Hsp20/alpha crystallin family protein — protein MRDERDDPFDNIFDEIERMMNEMTGSDSTGFASETHVDVYDEGETIRLVADLPGVEKDGIDLKCDGEMLTISAASDRREFDERIRLPVRVDEHSADASFNNGVLQVTFAKAEDSAPIDVE, from the coding sequence ATGAGAGATGAACGCGACGATCCGTTCGACAACATCTTCGACGAAATCGAACGGATGATGAACGAGATGACCGGTAGCGACTCTACCGGATTCGCCTCGGAGACGCACGTCGACGTCTACGATGAGGGCGAGACCATTCGACTCGTCGCGGACCTACCGGGCGTGGAGAAGGACGGTATCGACCTGAAGTGCGACGGCGAGATGCTCACGATTAGCGCGGCCAGCGACCGCCGGGAGTTCGACGAACGCATCCGCCTCCCCGTCAGGGTGGACGAACACTCCGCGGACGCCTCCTTCAACAACGGCGTCCTCCAAGTCACGTTCGCGAAGGCGGAAGACTCCGCACCCATCGACGTCGAGTAA
- a CDS encoding cold-shock protein codes for MATGKVDFFNDTGGYGFIETEDADDDVFFHMEDVGGPDLEEGTEVEFEIEDAPKGPRAKNVTRL; via the coding sequence ATGGCAACTGGTAAGGTTGACTTCTTCAACGACACGGGCGGCTACGGTTTCATCGAGACTGAGGATGCGGACGACGACGTGTTCTTCCACATGGAGGATGTCGGCGGCCCGGACCTCGAAGAGGGGACGGAAGTCGAATTCGAGATCGAAGACGCGCCGAAAGGCCCCCGCGCGAAGAACGTTACCCGACTCTAA
- a CDS encoding DUF7282 domain-containing protein, producing MEDDEDSFALLDFENQYSEGEEIDIDEVTLSEGGFVAIHDARLLEGKVTESVIGVSEYLEAGEHEEVEVKLFDVEGADFDDDRLHSDQPLIPMPHYDTNGNETYDFVSSGGEEDGPFTENGQPVVDLGFVLVVDDEDEHKDEDDKDNGDDGNGHDACNGNGDDGNGNGNGHENNGNGGNGNGGNGNGNGDDTTGNTTTTTTTTADSGGSN from the coding sequence ATGGAAGACGACGAGGACTCCTTCGCCCTCCTCGACTTCGAGAACCAGTACTCCGAGGGCGAGGAGATAGACATCGACGAAGTCACGCTCTCCGAAGGCGGATTCGTCGCCATCCACGACGCCCGACTCCTCGAAGGGAAGGTCACCGAGAGCGTCATCGGCGTCTCCGAGTACCTCGAAGCGGGCGAACACGAGGAGGTCGAGGTGAAACTGTTCGACGTCGAGGGTGCGGACTTCGACGACGACAGACTGCACTCGGACCAACCGCTCATCCCGATGCCGCACTACGACACTAACGGCAACGAGACGTACGACTTCGTCTCCTCGGGCGGCGAGGAGGACGGCCCGTTCACGGAGAACGGACAGCCCGTCGTGGACCTCGGGTTCGTCCTCGTGGTGGACGACGAAGACGAGCACAAGGACGAAGACGACAAGGACAACGGCGACGACGGCAACGGACACGACGCCTGCAACGGTAACGGCGACGACGGCAACGGTAACGGCAACGGACACGAAAACAACGGAAACGGTGGCAACGGAAACGGTGGCAACGGAAACGGTAACGGCGACGACACTACCGGAAATACAACCACCACCACGACCACAACCGCCGACTCCGGCGGCAGCAACTGA